One window of Mauremys mutica isolate MM-2020 ecotype Southern chromosome 6, ASM2049712v1, whole genome shotgun sequence genomic DNA carries:
- the LINGO2 gene encoding leucine-rich repeat and immunoglobulin-like domain-containing nogo receptor-interacting protein 2 isoform X2 — protein sequence MLHTATSFWQPFLGLAVLLIFMGSTIGCPARCECSAQNKSVSCHRRRLISIPEGIPIETKILDLSKNRLKSVNPEEFISYPLLEEIDLSDNIVANVEPGAFNNLFNLRSLRLKGNRLKLVPLGVFTGLSNLTKLDISENKIVILLDYMFQDLHNLKSLEVGDNDLVYISHRAFSGLLSLEQLTLEKCNLTAVPTEALSHLHNLISLHLRHLNINLLPVNAFKRLFRLKDLEINYWPLLDMMPANSLYGLNLTSLSVTNTNLSAIPYSALKHLVYLTHLNLSFNPISTIEAGMFADLVRLQELHMVGAQLRTIEPHAFQGLRFLRVLNVSQNLLETLEESVFHSPKTLEILCINNNPLACDCRLLWLLQRQPTLQFGSQQPMCAGPDSVREKLFQDFHSTALSFYFTCKKPKIRDKKLQYLVVEEGQTVQLMCNADGDPQPTISWVTPRRRLITTKSNGRATVLGDGMLEIRFAQDQDTGIYVCIASNAAGNDTYSASLTVKGFTSDRFLYANRTPMYMTDSNDTSSNGTNVNTFSLDLKTILVSTAMGCFTFLGVVLFCFLLLFVWSRGKGKHKTSIDLEYVPRKNNGAVVEGEVAGPRRFNMKMI from the coding sequence ATGCTTCACACGGCCACATCATTCTGGCAGCCATTCCTAGGTCTGGCTGTGCTGCTCATTTTCATGGGGTCTACCATAGGCTGCCCAGCCCGCTGTGAGTGCTCTGCCCAGAACAAGTCTGTTAGCTGTCACAGGAGGCGCCTGATCTCCATCCCTGAGGGTATCCCTATCGAAACCAAAATCCTGGATCTAAGCAAGAACCGGCTGAAGAGTGTCAACCCTGAGGAATTCATATCCTACCCGCTGCTCGAGGAGATAGACCTCAGCGACAATATTGTTGCCAATGTAGAGCCTGGAGCCTTTAACAATCTTTTCAACTTGCGCTCTCTGAGACTGAAAGGAAACCGTCTGAAGCTAGTCCCGCTAGGGGTATTCACAGGGTTGTCAAACTTAACAAAGCTTGATATAAGTGAAAACAAGATTGTCATTTTGCTGGACTACATGTTTCAGGATCTGCATAACCTGAAGTCCCTTGAGGTTGGGGACAATGATTTGGTTTATATATCCCACAGGGCCTTCAGCGGACTGCTTAGCCTGGAGCAGCTCACCCTGGAGAAATGCAACCTAACAGCTGTACCAACAGAAGCCCTTTCCCACCTTCACAACCTCATCAGTCTGCATCTGAGACATCTCAACATTAACCTTTTGCCTGTGAATGCCTTCAAGAGATTGTTTCGCCTAAAAGACCTGGAGATCAACTATTGGCCTTTGCTGGACATGATGCCTGCCAATAGCCTGTATGGTCTCAACCTCACTTCTCTCTCAGTCACCAACACCAACCTGTCTGCAATACCTTATTCTGCTCTTAAACACCTGGTGTACCTGACACACCTAAACCTCTCCTTCAACCCCATAAGCACCATTGAGGCAGGCATGTTTGCAGACTTGGTGCGTCTGCAGGAATTGCACATGGTGGGGGCCCAGTTACGTACCATTGAACCACATGCTTTCCAAGGGCTCAGGTTCTTGCGTGTACTTAATGTGTCCCAGAACCTGTTAGAAACGCTAGAAGAGAGTGTATTCCATTCCCCCAAAACTCTTGAGATCCTCTGCATTAACAACAACCCCCTGGCATGTGATTGCCGTCTCCTTTGGCTATTACAAAGGCAGCCCACCTTACAGTTTGGTAGCCAGCAGCCCATGTGTGCCGGCCCAGACAGCgtcagagagaagctgttccAAGACTTTCACAGCACCGCCCTTTCCTTTTACTTCACCTGCAAGAAGCCCAAGATACGGGACAAGAAACTGCAGTACCTGGTAGTGGAGGAAGGACAGACTGTGCAGCTGATGTGCAATGCCGACGGGGATCCTCAACCTACCATCTCCTGGGTGACGCCGCGACGGAGGCTGATCACAACTAAATCGAATGGAAGAGCCACGGTGCTGGGAGATGGCATGCTGGAGATCCGATTTGCTCAAGATCAAGACACTGGGATCTACGTTTGTATTGCAAGTAACGCCGCTGGGAATGACACATACTCAGCCTCCCTTACGGTAAAAGGATTCACTTCAGACCGTTTCCTTTACGCCAATAGGACCCCTATGTATATGACAGACTCCAATGACACCAGTTCCAATGGAACCAATGTGAACACCTTCTCGCTGGACCTTAAGACAATACTGGTGTCCACAGCCATGGGCTGTTTCACATTCCTTGgcgttgttttattttgtttcctaCTTCTTTTTGTGTGGAGCCGAGGGAAGGGCAAGCACAAAACCAGCATTGACCTTGAGTATGTCCCCCGCAAAAACAATGGTGCTGTTGTTGAAGGAGAGGTTGCTGGACCACGGAGGTTCAATATGAAAATGATTTGA
- the LINGO2 gene encoding leucine-rich repeat and immunoglobulin-like domain-containing nogo receptor-interacting protein 2 isoform X1 → MQHSSRFWISWRSELVNWKSACDRGVDNIGGVMLHTATSFWQPFLGLAVLLIFMGSTIGCPARCECSAQNKSVSCHRRRLISIPEGIPIETKILDLSKNRLKSVNPEEFISYPLLEEIDLSDNIVANVEPGAFNNLFNLRSLRLKGNRLKLVPLGVFTGLSNLTKLDISENKIVILLDYMFQDLHNLKSLEVGDNDLVYISHRAFSGLLSLEQLTLEKCNLTAVPTEALSHLHNLISLHLRHLNINLLPVNAFKRLFRLKDLEINYWPLLDMMPANSLYGLNLTSLSVTNTNLSAIPYSALKHLVYLTHLNLSFNPISTIEAGMFADLVRLQELHMVGAQLRTIEPHAFQGLRFLRVLNVSQNLLETLEESVFHSPKTLEILCINNNPLACDCRLLWLLQRQPTLQFGSQQPMCAGPDSVREKLFQDFHSTALSFYFTCKKPKIRDKKLQYLVVEEGQTVQLMCNADGDPQPTISWVTPRRRLITTKSNGRATVLGDGMLEIRFAQDQDTGIYVCIASNAAGNDTYSASLTVKGFTSDRFLYANRTPMYMTDSNDTSSNGTNVNTFSLDLKTILVSTAMGCFTFLGVVLFCFLLLFVWSRGKGKHKTSIDLEYVPRKNNGAVVEGEVAGPRRFNMKMI, encoded by the coding sequence GCTTGTGACCGAGGAGTAGACAACATCGGTGGAGTCATGCTTCACACGGCCACATCATTCTGGCAGCCATTCCTAGGTCTGGCTGTGCTGCTCATTTTCATGGGGTCTACCATAGGCTGCCCAGCCCGCTGTGAGTGCTCTGCCCAGAACAAGTCTGTTAGCTGTCACAGGAGGCGCCTGATCTCCATCCCTGAGGGTATCCCTATCGAAACCAAAATCCTGGATCTAAGCAAGAACCGGCTGAAGAGTGTCAACCCTGAGGAATTCATATCCTACCCGCTGCTCGAGGAGATAGACCTCAGCGACAATATTGTTGCCAATGTAGAGCCTGGAGCCTTTAACAATCTTTTCAACTTGCGCTCTCTGAGACTGAAAGGAAACCGTCTGAAGCTAGTCCCGCTAGGGGTATTCACAGGGTTGTCAAACTTAACAAAGCTTGATATAAGTGAAAACAAGATTGTCATTTTGCTGGACTACATGTTTCAGGATCTGCATAACCTGAAGTCCCTTGAGGTTGGGGACAATGATTTGGTTTATATATCCCACAGGGCCTTCAGCGGACTGCTTAGCCTGGAGCAGCTCACCCTGGAGAAATGCAACCTAACAGCTGTACCAACAGAAGCCCTTTCCCACCTTCACAACCTCATCAGTCTGCATCTGAGACATCTCAACATTAACCTTTTGCCTGTGAATGCCTTCAAGAGATTGTTTCGCCTAAAAGACCTGGAGATCAACTATTGGCCTTTGCTGGACATGATGCCTGCCAATAGCCTGTATGGTCTCAACCTCACTTCTCTCTCAGTCACCAACACCAACCTGTCTGCAATACCTTATTCTGCTCTTAAACACCTGGTGTACCTGACACACCTAAACCTCTCCTTCAACCCCATAAGCACCATTGAGGCAGGCATGTTTGCAGACTTGGTGCGTCTGCAGGAATTGCACATGGTGGGGGCCCAGTTACGTACCATTGAACCACATGCTTTCCAAGGGCTCAGGTTCTTGCGTGTACTTAATGTGTCCCAGAACCTGTTAGAAACGCTAGAAGAGAGTGTATTCCATTCCCCCAAAACTCTTGAGATCCTCTGCATTAACAACAACCCCCTGGCATGTGATTGCCGTCTCCTTTGGCTATTACAAAGGCAGCCCACCTTACAGTTTGGTAGCCAGCAGCCCATGTGTGCCGGCCCAGACAGCgtcagagagaagctgttccAAGACTTTCACAGCACCGCCCTTTCCTTTTACTTCACCTGCAAGAAGCCCAAGATACGGGACAAGAAACTGCAGTACCTGGTAGTGGAGGAAGGACAGACTGTGCAGCTGATGTGCAATGCCGACGGGGATCCTCAACCTACCATCTCCTGGGTGACGCCGCGACGGAGGCTGATCACAACTAAATCGAATGGAAGAGCCACGGTGCTGGGAGATGGCATGCTGGAGATCCGATTTGCTCAAGATCAAGACACTGGGATCTACGTTTGTATTGCAAGTAACGCCGCTGGGAATGACACATACTCAGCCTCCCTTACGGTAAAAGGATTCACTTCAGACCGTTTCCTTTACGCCAATAGGACCCCTATGTATATGACAGACTCCAATGACACCAGTTCCAATGGAACCAATGTGAACACCTTCTCGCTGGACCTTAAGACAATACTGGTGTCCACAGCCATGGGCTGTTTCACATTCCTTGgcgttgttttattttgtttcctaCTTCTTTTTGTGTGGAGCCGAGGGAAGGGCAAGCACAAAACCAGCATTGACCTTGAGTATGTCCCCCGCAAAAACAATGGTGCTGTTGTTGAAGGAGAGGTTGCTGGACCACGGAGGTTCAATATGAAAATGATTTGA